A single Ignavibacteriales bacterium DNA region contains:
- a CDS encoding glycosyltransferase, whose translation MKTICLISSGHQPEDERIFEKFSLSLKDNGFRVIIILTTVDLIESREGVQFDCFYAGKGILSKITGVKDRLRKYNPQLVIASQPIMAFIAKLTLPYARVISDVTEWYPENVTYRKPPVIRQLLYGVYTVLNAAASFISDGFIFGEKRKSERYRIFGKKSEIITYYPVSRYFRYLHSATGPGYLNLLFAGYISPERGANNLLRVLKFIEKSDFGIELSLRLAVKFQNVAYENFFRYELSCLRKTTVSFVPWQPYREMEKLYKDIDLYIDLRDKNFIYDNSLPIKLFESLAFGVPVLYNDLRVFREDFPLSAFGYTVNAEDAGATAELLRSIAFDKKELITKSQNTRDAVKNLYNWEKESGKLVRFVKEFIQ comes from the coding sequence ATGAAAACTATTTGTCTTATTTCTTCCGGACATCAGCCGGAAGATGAACGTATTTTTGAAAAATTTTCTTTGTCCCTGAAAGATAATGGATTCAGAGTCATTATCATACTGACAACCGTTGATTTAATCGAATCCCGTGAAGGAGTTCAATTTGACTGCTTTTATGCGGGAAAAGGGATATTATCCAAAATAACCGGAGTTAAGGATAGGCTGAGGAAGTACAATCCTCAACTGGTGATAGCAAGTCAGCCCATAATGGCATTTATTGCAAAACTAACTCTTCCCTATGCCAGGGTTATCTCTGATGTGACCGAATGGTACCCCGAAAATGTGACCTACCGTAAACCGCCGGTAATCAGACAACTACTCTACGGAGTTTACACAGTTTTGAATGCTGCTGCCTCGTTCATATCAGATGGCTTTATCTTCGGGGAGAAAAGGAAATCAGAGCGTTACAGAATTTTCGGCAAAAAATCTGAGATTATAACTTACTATCCGGTATCCCGATACTTCAGGTATCTGCACTCAGCAACAGGGCCTGGTTACCTGAATCTCCTTTTCGCGGGATATATCTCTCCTGAACGGGGTGCTAACAACCTTCTCAGGGTTCTTAAGTTTATTGAAAAAAGCGATTTTGGTATTGAACTCTCATTGCGGCTGGCGGTAAAATTTCAGAATGTCGCCTATGAGAATTTTTTCCGGTATGAATTAAGCTGCCTGAGAAAGACAACAGTCTCATTTGTACCCTGGCAGCCTTACAGGGAAATGGAAAAACTTTACAAGGATATTGATCTTTATATTGACCTGAGGGATAAAAACTTTATTTATGACAACTCCCTTCCGATAAAGTTATTCGAATCTCTGGCATTTGGTGTGCCTGTGCTTTATAATGATTTGAGGGTTTTCCGTGAGGACTTTCCTCTGTCAGCATTCGGTTATACTGTGAATGCTGAAGATGCCGGAGCCACAGCAGAACTACTGCGGAGTATTGCCTTTGACAAAAAAGAGCTGAT
- a CDS encoding dihydrofolate reductase — MKIIIIAAVAQNNVIGKSNGDLPWHLPEDFKHFKATTLGFPVIMGRKTFAALGKPLKNRINIVITHRMELLPSSEGITIVHSLEEAYAKAEEAGQEKAFIIGGGEIYKQSVHSADMLILSHLHFNAEGEVYFPEFDRSEWNIIQTDEREQFTITYYERKVKPVE, encoded by the coding sequence ATGAAGATAATCATCATAGCTGCTGTTGCTCAGAATAATGTGATTGGCAAATCTAACGGTGACCTTCCGTGGCATCTGCCGGAGGACTTCAAACACTTTAAGGCAACTACATTAGGTTTTCCGGTAATAATGGGCAGAAAAACATTTGCCGCACTTGGTAAACCGCTCAAAAACCGGATTAATATCGTTATTACCCACAGAATGGAACTCCTGCCATCTTCGGAGGGGATTACGATTGTGCATTCACTTGAAGAGGCTTATGCTAAAGCTGAGGAAGCCGGTCAGGAAAAAGCTTTTATTATTGGCGGAGGAGAAATATATAAACAGTCTGTTCATAGCGCAGATATGCTCATCCTGTCACATTTACACTTTAACGCGGAAGGAGAAGTGTATTTCCCGGAATTTGACCGCAGTGAGTGGAATATTATTCAGACTGATGAAAGGGAACAGTTTACCATTACTTATTATGAAAGAAAGGTAAAACCTGTTGAGTAA
- a CDS encoding glycosyltransferase family 9 protein, translating to MNLELHSNRFLVCRPDRLGDVTLSTPFASVLKNAFPESEVYYLVREQTAAVFENNPYVDKILFFESKNKKSETIFTLAKQLRPLGITHAFQLIPNEQITYAMFLAGIPYRSGVGNKLFQFLTNTKSVYRRKYEQSRNEGDYCLDHLRKIGIPVENPLPRIYLSDAEKKIIAEKKAALGTGKKAIVGVHVTSGNSAPNLKPEEYQLLLEKLSGYGDLAVVNTDLEKVSGMKDLPEVDYINRGTTLRESILNYAALDWLISASTGPMHVSAALGVRTLSLFCPLPACQPALWGPMNPAARFILPDEGYCARECPGDPHICTFSGKGGIDAERVADILRQQIV from the coding sequence ATGAATCTTGAATTACACAGTAACAGGTTTTTAGTCTGCCGCCCCGACCGTCTTGGTGATGTAACTCTTTCTACTCCGTTTGCCTCGGTTCTCAAGAACGCTTTTCCTGAAAGTGAGGTATACTATTTAGTAAGGGAGCAGACGGCTGCTGTGTTTGAGAATAATCCTTATGTGGATAAAATACTGTTTTTTGAGTCCAAAAATAAAAAATCAGAGACGATTTTTACGCTGGCAAAACAACTCAGGCCTTTAGGGATTACACATGCTTTTCAATTAATTCCGAATGAGCAGATAACCTATGCAATGTTCCTTGCAGGAATTCCGTATCGCTCGGGGGTCGGAAATAAACTCTTCCAGTTTCTCACCAATACTAAAAGTGTCTACCGGAGGAAATATGAGCAGTCCAGAAATGAAGGGGATTACTGTCTTGATCATTTAAGAAAAATTGGAATACCTGTTGAGAACCCTCTGCCGCGTATTTATCTGAGTGATGCTGAAAAAAAGATTATTGCCGAAAAAAAGGCAGCGCTTGGGACAGGTAAAAAAGCCATTGTAGGTGTGCATGTAACCAGCGGCAACTCAGCACCCAATCTGAAACCGGAGGAGTATCAGTTACTCCTGGAAAAACTCTCCGGTTACGGAGATCTGGCTGTTGTGAATACAGATCTGGAAAAAGTATCCGGGATGAAGGATCTTCCCGAAGTTGATTATATTAACAGAGGAACAACGCTCCGTGAGTCAATCCTTAATTACGCTGCGTTAGACTGGCTAATCTCTGCGAGCACCGGGCCGATGCATGTTTCAGCGGCACTTGGAGTAAGGACTCTTTCACTGTTTTGCCCGTTACCTGCCTGTCAGCCAGCTCTGTGGGGACCGATGAATCCTGCAGCAAGATTTATTCTGCCCGATGAAGGTTACTGCGCAAGAGAGTGTCCCGGTGATCCCCATATCTGTACCTTTTCAGGAAAAGGCGGTATAGATGCTGAGAGGGTTGCAGACATACTCAGGCAGCAGATTGTGTGA
- a CDS encoding glycerate kinase, giving the protein MRILFAPNAFKESLSARTISGILFNNFNALAPHHQYQQFPISDGGDGFIDVLAFHKGITKSRINAQLINGTFGDAEYLFDEQSGVLFTESASLIGLKLIPAPQRDVFTYDSRCLGAFIKRVCKVLEVSGKQVNKVVIGVGGTATIDLGLGASLVLAGHNLTKPILRTDSAEVAQLLKIKELGCPHIELVLDVKVAVMGQEDMVTEFGAQKGLKQEQTEMLRHQLNELVGSLEATTGKEYRSKAMGAGGGLAVGLDALHEISLSHSAEFVWEFLDLKSFLPNTDLVITTEGKLDRTSLLNKSVSVIESKCLEHRKPLIIICGSAEEEVKHYLTGRGTKIFELAGFFGGSIQESILHAELGLQKCVKAIYAGLK; this is encoded by the coding sequence GTGAGAATTCTTTTCGCTCCAAATGCATTTAAGGAATCTCTGAGTGCCCGTACCATCAGCGGTATACTCTTTAATAATTTCAATGCCTTAGCCCCACACCACCAGTATCAGCAATTTCCCATTTCAGACGGCGGTGACGGGTTTATTGATGTCCTGGCATTCCATAAGGGAATTACTAAATCCAGAATTAATGCTCAGCTTATAAATGGTACTTTTGGAGATGCGGAATATCTTTTTGATGAGCAATCGGGAGTACTTTTTACAGAGTCGGCTTCGCTTATAGGTCTAAAACTGATCCCTGCTCCCCAACGGGACGTATTCACTTATGACTCCCGCTGTCTGGGAGCATTCATAAAAAGAGTATGTAAGGTCTTAGAGGTATCAGGTAAACAGGTAAACAAGGTGGTAATTGGAGTGGGGGGGACAGCCACAATTGACCTTGGTTTGGGAGCATCTTTGGTTCTTGCAGGCCATAATCTTACTAAACCAATACTAAGAACAGACTCTGCTGAGGTTGCACAACTGCTTAAAATTAAAGAACTTGGATGCCCTCATATAGAACTTGTATTGGATGTTAAAGTGGCAGTCATGGGTCAGGAAGATATGGTCACAGAGTTCGGAGCACAGAAAGGTCTGAAACAGGAACAAACTGAGATGCTCAGACACCAATTGAATGAACTGGTTGGCTCCCTTGAAGCTACCACAGGAAAAGAATACAGGAGCAAGGCTATGGGAGCAGGGGGAGGACTGGCTGTCGGATTGGATGCCTTGCATGAGATTTCGCTTTCTCATTCGGCAGAGTTTGTCTGGGAATTCCTTGACCTGAAATCCTTTCTTCCAAATACAGACCTGGTTATAACAACAGAAGGAAAATTAGACCGCACAAGTCTTCTGAATAAATCAGTTTCAGTTATAGAGTCAAAATGCCTGGAACACAGGAAGCCTCTTATCATCATTTGTGGCTCAGCCGAAGAGGAAGTGAAACATTATCTGACGGGCAGGGGCACCAAAATTTTTGAGTTAGCCGGGTTTTTTGGAGGCAGTATTCAGGAATCAATTCTGCATGCAGAGCTCGGTCTACAAAAATGTGTCAAAGCAATTTATGCCGGACTGAAATAG
- the thyA gene encoding thymidylate synthase translates to MKEYLDLVRLVIEQGERKYSRTGVDTLSYFSAHYRVDLAKGFPLLTTKKMEWKSLLHEVLWYLSGDDHIRNLRQHTKIWDAWADENGKLETAYGYYWRKFPSAKKNDKGEWEVREVDQIRYVIDEIKNKPYSRRLVVSAWEPGNATTSKLPPCHYTFVFNVANGKLNTHLTQRSGDIALGIPFNLAAYSILTQIIAQETNLELGYFSHTIVDAHIYIADKGTGTEKYDHLEGLKKQLEREPLPLPRLVIKKKPIDELTFEDFELVGYQSHDRIRFEVAV, encoded by the coding sequence ATGAAAGAATATCTAGATTTAGTCCGTCTTGTAATTGAGCAGGGGGAAAGAAAATATTCCCGTACAGGGGTTGATACGCTGTCCTATTTTTCTGCTCATTACAGAGTAGATCTTGCCAAAGGGTTTCCCTTACTGACAACCAAAAAAATGGAATGGAAATCACTTCTCCATGAGGTTTTGTGGTATCTTTCCGGTGATGACCATATCAGAAATCTCAGGCAGCACACCAAGATCTGGGATGCCTGGGCTGATGAAAACGGTAAACTGGAAACAGCATACGGCTACTACTGGCGAAAATTCCCCAGTGCCAAAAAAAATGACAAAGGGGAGTGGGAGGTCAGGGAAGTTGACCAGATCCGTTACGTAATTGACGAGATTAAAAATAAGCCCTATTCAAGACGGCTTGTTGTATCTGCATGGGAACCGGGGAATGCCACTACAAGCAAACTTCCGCCCTGCCATTATACCTTTGTTTTTAATGTCGCCAACGGAAAACTGAATACTCATCTCACACAGAGATCTGGAGATATCGCTCTCGGGATTCCTTTCAACCTTGCGGCTTATTCCATCTTGACGCAGATTATTGCCCAGGAGACAAATCTTGAATTAGGGTATTTTTCTCACACCATTGTTGATGCGCACATTTACATAGCCGACAAAGGAACCGGCACAGAAAAATATGATCACCTTGAAGGGCTAAAAAAACAGCTCGAACGGGAACCTCTTCCGCTGCCCAGGCTGGTAATAAAGAAAAAGCCGATTGATGAACTAACCTTTGAAGATTTTGAACTGGTTGGCTATCAGAGCCATGACCGGATCAGATTCGAAGTAGCAGTCTGA